One genomic window of Phoenix dactylifera cultivar Barhee BC4 chromosome 6, palm_55x_up_171113_PBpolish2nd_filt_p, whole genome shotgun sequence includes the following:
- the LOC120111069 gene encoding uncharacterized protein LOC120111069, with the protein MNPAEWWVHFGGSARNLKRIAIRILSQTVSSSGCERNWSTFALIHSKQRNRLTQKRLNDLVYVHYNLRLRLKCIQEEVELKYTDPIYGSFTADDDDPLLGWLVGQQQEPELDEPGSPPRPATFIATEAGVDPEQWAERNIPRTPRADQPQAQGSQTERARKGKQRIPMESVEEETWTSSDEGSGGDGSSSHGGSGGQYGTHETQPEGGLYFTGESQFMGATQDTDHGRPPDRDREDIIGYRRRAPRGRSGRQDTTADPRTYGYGFYYPQPQPDEYGYGALDFASAIFGWAPTQSEDTSQSQSVSERSDSSYNLARVPSDWVDLPPPDYTYDPDIYESHRHSSRF; encoded by the exons ATGAATCCAG ctgaatggtgggtgcattttggcggatccgcgagaaatctaaagcggatagctatccggatcctctcccaaacagtctcctctagtggatgtgagcgcaattggtccaccttcgcccttatccacagcaaacaaagaaaccgtttgacgcaaaagcgcctcaacgaccttgtttatgtgcattacaatttgcggttgaggctaaagtgcatccaggaggaagtggagctcaagtatacAGATCCGATTTACGGGTCCTTCACCGCTGATGACGATGATCCACTACTCGGCTGGCTTGTaggccagcagcaggagcccgagcttgacgagccaggatcgcctccacgaccagctaccttcatagccaccgaagctggggtcgatccagagcaatgggctgagcgcaatattccacgcactcccagagctgatcagccgcaggcacaggggagccagacagagagggccaggaaaggaaaacaaagaatcccaatggagagtgtcgaggaagagacttggactagtagcgatgaaggttctggtggtgatggatcttctagccatggagggagcggaggacagtatggtactCATGAGACACAGCCGGAGGGTGGTCTTTATTTCACCGGTGAGTCCCAATTTATGGGTGCTACACAGGATACGGACCACGGTCGACCACCTGATAGAGATCGTGAGGATATTATTGGATATAGAagacgggctcctcgaggtcgttcaggaagacaggatacgactgcagatccgaggacatacggatacggattctattatccacagcctcagcctgacgaatacggatatggtgcattggattttgcttccgccatatttggatgggcccctacacaatcagaggacacctctcagagccagagcgtgagcgagagatccgacagttcttataacctggcgcgtgttccttctgattgggttgatttgcctcctcctgattatacttatgatccagatatctacgagagccatcggcactcgtcccgattttag